One window from the genome of [Clostridium] celerecrescens 18A encodes:
- a CDS encoding NCS2 family permease: MKENQTNVKTEVIAGLTTFLTCTYILAVNPAILSSTGMDSKAVLWATAISAAIACFAMGLLTNFPFALAPAMGLNAYFAYTVCGALGLSWQNALACVFVEGVTFSILSVIGVQDKIVNGIPECLKQAISAAIGFFIAFSGLHNAGIIMYDPDNLLQLGNLRDPGVILALIGILLTAGLVIKRVKGAILIGILGITFLGLLFKNPDTGVAYTQWQGLIAIENPVKALAPTFGQLTFKGLFEGGVATTIGVLFAIFSFLFVDMFDSIGVLVGVGIKAGFVNEKGELPGAGKALFVSAAGAAVGAIFGTQTVTVFGAESTTGIAEGGRTGLTAIVIGVFFLLSLLFTPLFLMIPGIATAPALVMVGIFMIEPLMHVDLGDTKIAFPVFICVAFMAFTFNIAYGILFGLLAYTGGQVFAGNAKKLSVPTWILSAVFMLYLVLEIIFR, translated from the coding sequence TTGAAGGAGAATCAAACGAATGTGAAGACAGAGGTGATTGCGGGCCTGACCACATTTTTAACATGCACCTACATATTGGCGGTTAATCCGGCTATTCTTTCTTCCACGGGCATGGATTCTAAGGCGGTACTTTGGGCTACCGCGATCTCAGCAGCGATCGCCTGTTTCGCAATGGGTTTGCTTACTAATTTCCCATTTGCGTTGGCACCGGCCATGGGGTTAAATGCTTATTTTGCTTACACAGTCTGTGGAGCCCTTGGACTGTCCTGGCAGAATGCATTGGCTTGTGTGTTTGTTGAGGGTGTGACATTCAGTATTTTAAGCGTCATTGGTGTGCAGGATAAGATTGTAAACGGGATTCCGGAATGTTTAAAACAGGCGATATCAGCGGCAATTGGATTTTTTATTGCTTTTTCAGGTCTGCATAATGCAGGGATTATTATGTATGATCCGGATAATCTGTTACAGCTTGGTAATTTAAGAGACCCTGGGGTGATTCTGGCACTGATAGGGATTCTGTTGACTGCCGGACTGGTAATTAAGCGGGTGAAAGGAGCTATTCTTATCGGAATCCTTGGTATAACGTTTTTGGGACTTCTCTTTAAAAATCCAGACACGGGGGTTGCATATACGCAGTGGCAGGGATTAATTGCGATTGAAAATCCCGTTAAGGCATTAGCGCCTACCTTTGGTCAGCTGACCTTTAAAGGTTTGTTTGAAGGGGGTGTGGCTACAACCATTGGCGTACTGTTTGCAATATTCAGCTTTTTATTTGTAGATATGTTTGACAGTATCGGTGTCTTGGTTGGAGTAGGTATTAAGGCTGGTTTTGTTAATGAGAAAGGAGAACTGCCGGGAGCAGGCAAGGCTCTGTTCGTTTCAGCCGCAGGAGCTGCAGTAGGTGCAATATTCGGAACGCAGACTGTAACTGTATTCGGAGCTGAGAGTACGACCGGAATTGCAGAAGGCGGAAGAACCGGCCTGACTGCAATTGTTATAGGCGTGTTTTTCCTTCTGTCCCTGCTTTTCACACCGCTGTTCTTAATGATTCCGGGAATTGCTACGGCTCCGGCCCTTGTCATGGTTGGTATTTTCATGATTGAGCCATTGATGCATGTGGATCTTGGGGATACCAAGATTGCATTTCCGGTGTTCATCTGTGTTGCTTTTATGGCGTTTACTTTTAATATCGCATATGGTATCCTCTTTGGTTTGCTGGCGTATACAGGCGGACAGGTGTTTGCCGGAAACGCAAAGAAATTATCAGTACCAACCTGGATACTCTCGGCGGTCTTTATGCTATATCTCGTATTGGAGATTATATTCAGATAG
- a CDS encoding GntR family transcriptional regulator, producing MEKPKQLSDRYTQEILHEIQAGIYAHADRLPSEPDIAKRFGISRTMVRDCLSILEREGFISRKHGVGTIINQHVLKVKVRIDLEQEFLDMIRGAGYEADTAFVHVSHEAADEQVAKKLRINSGEGVVVSKRLITADGKPAIHCSDYIAERSIAVRDYDMNLLKKPVFEFIKEYCDTEIYMDLSEVSAVAADAEMTEYFGVEMGSPLLYIDEVGYNFVGQPILYSKEHYADGILKHTILRKKI from the coding sequence ATGGAAAAACCAAAGCAGTTATCAGATCGTTATACACAGGAGATCCTCCATGAAATCCAGGCGGGGATTTACGCCCATGCGGACAGGCTGCCATCAGAGCCGGACATTGCGAAGCGGTTCGGGATAAGCCGAACCATGGTCAGAGACTGCCTGTCAATTCTTGAGAGAGAGGGATTTATAAGCCGTAAACACGGTGTTGGTACTATTATAAATCAACATGTTCTAAAAGTGAAAGTCCGGATAGATCTGGAGCAGGAGTTTCTTGATATGATCCGTGGAGCAGGATATGAGGCGGATACTGCGTTTGTTCATGTGAGTCATGAAGCAGCTGATGAACAGGTTGCTAAAAAACTTCGCATAAACAGCGGCGAGGGTGTGGTAGTAAGTAAGAGGCTGATAACAGCAGATGGCAAACCTGCGATCCACTGTTCCGATTACATAGCAGAGCGCAGCATAGCTGTGAGGGATTATGATATGAACCTGCTTAAGAAGCCGGTGTTTGAATTTATTAAGGAATACTGTGATACAGAAATTTACATGGATTTGTCTGAAGTCAGCGCGGTAGCAGCGGATGCTGAGATGACGGAATATTTTGGTGTGGAGATGGGAAGCCCATTATTATATATTGATGAAGTTGGTTATAACTTTGTTGGACAGCCAATTCTATACTCCAAAGAACACTATGCGGATGGAATTTTGAAGCATACCATATTAAGAAAGAAAATATAG